A single window of Selenomonadales bacterium DNA harbors:
- a CDS encoding DUF177 domain-containing protein → MRINTGETKMQVGIDQQFHFITSARQLDIDEKTIEISDDIVVDGTISYTGRLFQVSGNISFRAERVCDRCLENFTEHMVIPFDEVYQEDTAEKKEEDAIEFEGTFIDLTMVVREMLIMADFSKALCSEDCKGLCLKCGANLNEQDCQCDRHIIDPRLAALQSFFDNDKD, encoded by the coding sequence ATGAGAATTAATACTGGCGAAACGAAGATGCAAGTTGGTATCGATCAGCAATTTCATTTCATCACGTCTGCCCGTCAATTAGATATTGACGAAAAGACGATAGAAATTTCGGATGATATCGTAGTTGACGGAACAATATCTTATACCGGTCGTTTATTTCAAGTAAGTGGCAACATTTCTTTCCGGGCAGAGCGCGTATGCGATCGTTGTTTGGAAAACTTCACAGAACACATGGTGATTCCTTTTGACGAAGTCTATCAAGAAGATACGGCGGAGAAAAAAGAAGAAGATGCCATTGAGTTCGAAGGAACGTTCATCGACTTAACGATGGTCGTAAGAGAAATGTTGATCATGGCCGACTTTTCGAAGGCGCTTTGCAGTGAAGACTGCAAAGGACTTTGCTTGAAATGCGGAGCGAATTTAAACGAGCAGGACTGTCAATGTGATCGACATATAATTGATCCTAGATTAGC